A window of Candidatus Dadabacteria bacterium genomic DNA:
AGGGCTTCTTTTCATAAAGCCCTTGGTTCCGCACACTACCCTCGATGAATATTTCAAGGACGAGAGAAGAACGAAAAACGCTTTTGACGACCAGGGTTTTTTCAATTCGGATGACCTGTTTGCCGTGGGAACCGACGGGAGATACTACTTCATGGGCCGCTACAGCAGGATACGCGTGTCGGGAGAGAACGTTGATCCTGTAGCGGTGGCCGATGTCTCCGAGGAACATCCTTCAGTTCGGGAGGCGGTGGCCGTAGGCATTAGACTGCCCGACATATCGGATGACGAAATCAAACTCAACCTGATACTTAAGGAAGGGGTGGATTTCGACCCCGTGGAATTCTGCGAGTGGATGGCCGAGAAGGTGATGGTGGCCATGGTTCCAAGGTTCATTGAAGTCTACGAGGAATATCCTCTCACCTCGACCCAGAAAATCGCGGTTTCGGAGCTTAAAAACATATCCGGTTCCACATGGGACAGGCACGAAAGCGGGCTCAAGCTCAGGTCAAGAAAGTGAGCCTGAGATAAAGTAGAGAAACGCCGCGTAAACTACAAGAAGAAGAGCACCCTTCTTTTTTCCGATCCTGTTTTTGCTAATCTGGGTTTTTCCAATTAGTAATACGAAAAGAACTGTAAGCAGGATAAGAAATGCGAATTCGGACGCGTATCCGAACATATCCCGGTTTATCTCTATGGGTCGGATAACCGCGACGAGACCCAAATATCCGAGATTAAAGAAATTGCTCCCTATTATGTTGCCAACGACTATATTCTGCTCTTTTCTCCACGCGGCCCCGAGCGAAGCGGCAAGTTCCGGAAGTGAAGTTCCGAAGGCAACTGCCACGACCCCTATGAAAAGTTCGCTTATTCCGAGCTGTTCGGCGATATCTATTGCACTGCTAACCAAAAGATGGGCGCTGACAGCCAGAAGCACTGAACCCGAGACTACGTAAAGAAGGATCTTCCACCCGCCGTCATCTGGCGATACGGGAAAAGCCTCGTTTTCTTCTGTGGATTTTCCGTAGGGGATAACCAAAAGGACGCCAAGCAGGAGAAACAGCAGCACTCCTTCACCTCTTTCGAGAGAGAATTCCGTGAGGCTGAGGCCGAAAGCGGCAAAAGTCATAAGCCCCATAAAAACAAGCGGAAGCCACTGCTCTCTCCACGCTTCTCTGCTTATCACTATTGGACTTATAAGAACCGTCAGGCCGAAAATAAGCCCGGTGTTGGCGATATTGCTTCCGACCATATTCCCGACCGCTATGTCGCTTGAACCCTCTATCACTGCCACCAAGGAAACTATGAATTCGGGAACGGACGTTCCAAACGCAACCACGATAAGTCCCGCAAAAAAGGTGCCCATGCCGGTGAACGCAGCAACCCCGGAAGCGCCTCTAACGAGAAGGCGGGCCCCCTTCCACAGAAGAACGAAACTCACGGCAAAAATCAGCAGGTTCAAAAATTCCATATATCAGAAGCGGATTTCAGGCCGTATGCGGTCGGCCAGAGATTTTTTTCAGGAACCGGAAAAAAACGGGGTTTGCAATGAGACACCGATTAACCTATAATAGTCCGGGTGTTTTTTTCATTTCCAAATGCTATAAGACTGTTCAGGAGGTTACAGTAAATGCAATTATTATTCAAACCGCGCGATGGCGTATATCTGGGAAGCGGAGATCTTCCCTTCGGTAAATTCGAAGACACTTCACTCTGGCAGCCGATAACCACAAATCTTGAGAAGGGTGCCGAGATGTTTCCCGACAAGGCAATGTTCAAGGTCGGAGACAGAGACGGAAACATCGTGGAGAGCTACACTTATGCGGAAACCAACGCGTGGGCCAACAGGGTGGCAAACGGTCTTGCCCAAGGGTTCGGAATAAATAAAGGGGACAAGGTCGGCATGTACATGCTCAACTGTTCCGAGCACGTGATATCTATTATCGCCATACACAAGTGCGGCGGTGTGCAGGTTCCGGTAAACAAGGACGAGAAGGGGGAAAGACTCGCTTACGTAATCAACTACTCGGACATGAGAGCCCTCATTATCGACGAGGGGAGCATTCCTTTCATAGAGGAAATCGGCGACAGTCTGGAGCATCTTGAAGCAGTTTTCGTGACGGTTGACAATCCACCTGAAAAAATCGGAGGCATAAAGGCGCTTCCTTTTTCAGAATTTGATAGTTATGACGATACTAATCCCGGGGTGGACGTTACCACTGCCGACATGGAGAGATGTATGTTCACGTCCGGTACCACGGGGATGCCGAAAGGGGTTGCCAGAGACCACGGAGGAGTAATCATGACAGTCCGTTCTTATCTGCAGCAGCAGGGAATAAGGAGCGACGACGTGCTCATGAGCATACTTTCACTCGGTCACGCCAACGCGCAGGTAATGTGCCTTTTCAGCGCCATGGCGTCCGGTGGGACTGCCGTGTTTTTCCCCAGGTTCTCAGCTTCCAATTTCTGGAAATGGGCGGCCGGGTGCGGCGCTACATGCGTTAACATGCTGGGAGCGGTAGCCGAGTACCTCTGGGCCGCGCCTGAGAGCGAGTGGGATCAGAAGCACAACATAAGGATAATGCTGGGCTCCCCGGCTCCGAGGAACTTGAAGGAGTTCCAGGAAAGGTTCGGAGTCAGGGTAATAGACGGATACGGTTCGACCGAGATGGGCATGGTTCTCTGGAAAGATCCCGAGGATCACCGCCCGGGTTCATCCGGTTTCCCCATGGAGGGATATTACGTCGAGCTCAGAAATCCCGAAGACATTGATACGGTGGTAAGACCGTTCTGGGACTCTACCGACGACATTACTCCTCCCGACGACGCCAAGGGGCTTCTTTTCGTAAAGCCGCTTGTTCCGCATACGACCCTGAATGAATATTTCAAGGATGAGAGAAGAACCAGAGAGGCCTTCGACGATGACGGCTTCTTCAATTCGGACGATCTCTTCGCTAGAGGTATCGATGGGAGATACTATTTTGTCGGAAGGTTCAGCCGCATCAGGGTTTCAGGCGAAAACGTGGATCCGGTAGCCGTCGGGGACGAGGCGATGCAATATCCCGCGATTCAGGAAGCCATTGCGGTCGGTATAAGGCTCCCGAACGTTTCGGATGACGAGATCAAGCTCTGCGTTACGCTCAAGGCGGGCGAGGAATTTGATCCGATTGAGTTCTCCAAATGGATGGCCGAGAGGGTAATAGTGGCCATGGTGCCCAGGTTCATAGAGGTTTACGAGGATGGATTCCCGGTAACCGCGACCCAGAAGGTCAAGGTCGCCGAGATAAAGGAAATCACCGAGAATACCTGGGACAGAAACGAGACGGGCCTCAAGTTCAGCGCCAGAAAGTAGATTAGATTTTCCTTTTATCCGTGACGGGGCAGTCCGATGAAATCATTATGGCCTTGGCTATCGGGGAGGCCGAGCGGGCCGCTTCAGAAGGTGAGGTTCCGGTAGGGGCGGTCATAGTTGATGGGGGAGGCACCGTAATTTCAGCCGCCCACAACCTGAGGGAATCAGCTTCGGACGCTACCGCCCACGCCGAAATTCTGGCTATACGCCGTGCGTGCGAAGTTATCGGAAACTGGAGACTTTCCGGCACTTCTATCTACGTTACCCTTGAGCCCTGCGCCATGTGCATGGGAGCCATAATCAACGCGAGAATAGACAGGGTCGTGTTCGGCGCTCCCGATCCCAAGGGCGGGGCGCTTGTAAGCAACTTCGGAATCGGTGCGGGAGGGGAACTCAATCACCGCGTGGAATTCTCGGGGGGAGTCTGCGGTGAGCGGTGTGCCCGCATTCTTGAGGATTTTTTCAAAACGCTTCGGGATTCCTGAACTCAGGCCTGAGGGCTAACGACGATTTTTTTCGAGTTACCCTTGCTTGGAACCGTCTCGTATTTTATGTCCTCTTGCTTCTTGAGTTCTATGTAGGCCATTTTCCTTTCGTAGGATGAAAGCCGCTCGATTGAGTGAGAATTTCCGCTTTCTTTTACTTTCTGCACGGTCTCCGCAACTTTTCTCGGCACATCGGTATCCTTTTTCTTTCCGTCGTGCCCGCCGATGTTTATGGCGACTCTCTTGTTTTTCCCCTCGTTGCTGTTTCTCGAAGCTATTTTTCCCACTATGTACTCAAGGGACTTTATTACTTCCCCGTTTCTTCCTATGAGGAATTTCTTGTCTTTAACGGGCCAGACTTCGAGTATTATCCTGTTTTCAGTCTCTTCGGCCTTTACGCTCTGCGGGGCTGGAAACAGAAAACCCAGGAGGGTCTCAAGAGTTTTTTTTGCCCGAAACGCCTTTTCGCTCAATCCGCCAGTTTTTATTTCCACCCTCACTATGGCGTTTTTGCTTCCTATGCCCAGAACCCCCTTGGAGTCTTCTCTTATAACTTCGATTTCCACTTCGTCTTTTGAGACTCCGAGTTCCTCGCAGGCGTTCACTACGGCTTCGGA
This region includes:
- a CDS encoding sodium:calcium antiporter, with product MEFLNLLIFAVSFVLLWKGARLLVRGASGVAAFTGMGTFFAGLIVVAFGTSVPEFIVSLVAVIEGSSDIAVGNMVGSNIANTGLIFGLTVLISPIVISREAWREQWLPLVFMGLMTFAAFGLSLTEFSLERGEGVLLFLLLGVLLVIPYGKSTEENEAFPVSPDDGGWKILLYVVSGSVLLAVSAHLLVSSAIDIAEQLGISELFIGVVAVAFGTSLPELAASLGAAWRKEQNIVVGNIIGSNFFNLGYLGLVAVIRPIEINRDMFGYASEFAFLILLTVLFVLLIGKTQISKNRIGKKKGALLLVVYAAFLYFISGSLS
- a CDS encoding AMP-binding protein, translating into MQLLFKPRDGVYLGSGDLPFGKFEDTSLWQPITTNLEKGAEMFPDKAMFKVGDRDGNIVESYTYAETNAWANRVANGLAQGFGINKGDKVGMYMLNCSEHVISIIAIHKCGGVQVPVNKDEKGERLAYVINYSDMRALIIDEGSIPFIEEIGDSLEHLEAVFVTVDNPPEKIGGIKALPFSEFDSYDDTNPGVDVTTADMERCMFTSGTTGMPKGVARDHGGVIMTVRSYLQQQGIRSDDVLMSILSLGHANAQVMCLFSAMASGGTAVFFPRFSASNFWKWAAGCGATCVNMLGAVAEYLWAAPESEWDQKHNIRIMLGSPAPRNLKEFQERFGVRVIDGYGSTEMGMVLWKDPEDHRPGSSGFPMEGYYVELRNPEDIDTVVRPFWDSTDDITPPDDAKGLLFVKPLVPHTTLNEYFKDERRTREAFDDDGFFNSDDLFARGIDGRYYFVGRFSRIRVSGENVDPVAVGDEAMQYPAIQEAIAVGIRLPNVSDDEIKLCVTLKAGEEFDPIEFSKWMAERVIVAMVPRFIEVYEDGFPVTATQKVKVAEIKEITENTWDRNETGLKFSARK
- a CDS encoding nucleoside deaminase, whose amino-acid sequence is MTGQSDEIIMALAIGEAERAASEGEVPVGAVIVDGGGTVISAAHNLRESASDATAHAEILAIRRACEVIGNWRLSGTSIYVTLEPCAMCMGAIINARIDRVVFGAPDPKGGALVSNFGIGAGGELNHRVEFSGGVCGERCARILEDFFKTLRDS
- a CDS encoding Jag N-terminal domain-containing protein, coding for MAIAIEKEGKTISEAVVNACEELGVSKDEVEIEVIREDSKGVLGIGSKNAIVRVEIKTGGLSEKAFRAKKTLETLLGFLFPAPQSVKAEETENRIILEVWPVKDKKFLIGRNGEVIKSLEYIVGKIASRNSNEGKNKRVAINIGGHDGKKKDTDVPRKVAETVQKVKESGNSHSIERLSSYERKMAYIELKKQEDIKYETVPSKGNSKKIVVSPQA